In Mycolicibacterium nivoides, the DNA window TTCCTTGACCTTCTGGTGGATCGCCGATTCCGCGGTGCACATGAACCGCGAGCCCATGTTGACGCCGTCGGCGCCCAGCGCCAGAGCGGCCACCAGACCACGCGCGTCGGCGAAACCGCCCGAGGCGATCATCGGGATGTCGATCTTGGCCGACGCTGCCGGTATCAGCACCAGGCCCGGGATGTCGTCCTCACCGGGGTGACCGGCGCACTCGAACCCGTCGATGCTGATGCCGTCCACACCCAGGCTCTGCGCCTTGACCGCATGGCGCACCGAGGTGCACTTGTGCAGCACCTTGATCCCGTTGGCGTGGAACATCGGCAGGTGCGGCGCCGGGTTGGAGCCCGCGGTCTCCACGATCTTGATGCCGGAGTCGACGATCACCTGGCGGTACTCGTCATATGGCGGCGGGTTGATCGTCGGCAGGATCGTCAGGTTCACACCGAACGGCTTGTCGGTGAGCTCACGGCACCGCTCGATCTCGCGGGCCAGATCTGCCGGGGTCGGCTGGGTCAGTGCGGTGATGAAACCCAACGCACCGGCATTCGCCACGGCCGCCACGAGTTCGGCGCGGCCGACCCACTGCATGCCACCCTGCACGATGGGATGCTCGATCCCGAACGTCTCGGTGAACTTCGTCTTCAATGCCATATGTTCGCCTTCCTGGTTAGCTGAGCTGTCGGCTCTTCGCGCAAGCGCTCATCGCGGAGCCATGCGGATAGCACCGTCGAGGCGGATGACCTCGCCGTTGAGCATCGGGTTTTCGATGATGTGCACGGCCAGGGCGCCGTACTCATCGGGATCGCCCAGTCGGGCCGGGTGCGGCACCTGCTGGCCCAGCGACTTCTGCGCCTCCTCGGGCAGCGAACCCAACAGCGGGGTCTTGAACAGACCCGGGGCGATGGTGCACACCCGGATCAGCTCACGCGACAGATCCCGCGCGATCGGCAGGGTCATACCGACCACGCCGCCCTTGGACGCCGAGTAGGCGGCCTGCCCGATCTGACCGTCGAACGCCGCGACCGAGGCGGTGTTGACGATGACGCCGCGCTCCTCGTTCTTGAGAGGCTCGGTCTTGGCGATGCGCTCGGCGGCCAGCCGGATCACGTTGAACGTGCCGATCAGATTGACCTCGACCACCTTGCGGAAGCCATCCAGCGGGAACGCCCCGTTCTTGGACAGGGTCTTGATGGCATTGCCGATGCCGGCACAGTTGACGTTGATGCGCACCGGGCCCAGCGATTCGGCGACATCGAGCGCCTCGGACACACCGGCCTCGTCGGTCACATCGGTGCCCACGAACCTGGCCCGATCACCCAGCTCGGCCACCACCTCTTCACCCTTGAGGTCGATCACCACCACCGAAGCACCCGCGTCCAGCAGCCGCTTGGTGGTCGCCAATCCCAGGCCCGAAGCACCGCCGGTGACGACGGCTACCGCGTCTTTGATCTCCACTTACCGCATTCCTTTCCGGCCGGCATGGCGCCGGCCTCCTGATGTGGTTGAACTAAACCCAGTCCCGCAGAACGGCTTCGGTGTCGGCGCCGCGCGGGCTCGGCGGAGTCGGCACCGCCGTGGCGCTGCGCGAGAACCGTGGTGCCGGCATCGGCTGCAGGTTGCCCTCGTCGTCGAAGAACGTGTCGCGCTCGGCGATGTGCGGCTCGGTGAGCACCTCGGCGAACGACAGCACCGGCGTCGCACACGCATCGGTGCCGGCGAACACCTCGGCCCAGTGATCGCGGTCGTGCGCGGCGAAGGCCGTGGTGAAGGCCTCACGCAACTCGGGCCAGCGGGCCATGTCGTTCTGAGCCGGCAGGTCGGCGCCATCCAGGCCCAGACCCTTGAGCAGCTCGGCGTAGAACTGCGGCTCGATCGCACCGATGGCCATGTATTTGCCGTCGGCGGTCTCATAGGTGTCGTAGTAGGGCGCGCCGGTGTCGAGCATGTTGGTGCCGCGCTCGTCCGACCACAGGCCGTTGGCACGGAAGCCCCACATCATCTGCATCAGCACGGACGATCCGTCGACCATGGCCGCGTCGATCACCTGCCCCTTGCCCGAGGTCTGGCGCTCGAACAGGGCCGAGAGGATGCCGACGAGCAGGAACATCGACCCGCCGCCGAAATCACCGGCCAGGTTCAGCGGCGGCACCGGCCGCTCACCCTTGCGGCCGATCGCGTGCAGCAGGCCGTTGAGCGAGATGTAGTTGATGTCGTGGCCCGCCTGCAGGGCCCGCGGACCTTCCTGGCCCCACCCCGTCATCCGGGCGTAGATCAGGCGGTCGTTGATCTTGGCGCAATCCTCCGGACCCAGCCCCAGGCGTTCGGTGACACCGGGCCGGTAACCCTCGATCAGCACGTCAGCCTTGGAGATCAGGTTGAGCACGAGCTCGCGGCCCTCGTCGCTCTTGAGATCTGCCGCCACCGAACGGCGGTTGCGAAGCATCGAATCCCGATCACCGGCCGGCACTCCCCCGCTGCGACCCGGCCGCTCGATCCGCACGACGTCGGCACCCAGATCGCCGAGAATCATCGCCGCGTGGGGGCCCGGGCCGATACCGGCCAACTCCACAACGCGCAAACCCTGCAGTGGTCCTGCCATGCTCTTCCGCCCTTCGCGTGTTAGGCCTTGGTTGACCGGTGACATAGCTTACTTGTATAACCTTCTCGACCGGCATGGCCATAGCCGGCCCCGCCCGGACCGGGCCTCTGGCCCGTCAGACCTAAGGTGCATAGATGACCGTGACCCGCGAGTACCCCGACGTAAAAGACGTGACCGTGTCGCTCGAGGGCGGTGTGCTGTCGGTGACGCTGAACCGGCCCGACAGCCTCAATTCGCTGACCCAGGACATGCTCGTGGCGATCGCCGATGCCATGGAACTGGCCGCCACCGACGCGGGAGTGCGCGTGGTTCGCCTCGGCGGCGCGGGCCGCGGATTCAGCTCCGGCGCCGGAATCAGTGAGGAAGACCAGAACGCCAAGAGCCACGACGCCGAAGGCGTGCTCGACGCCGCCAACCGCGCCGTCGCATCCATCGTGGCGCTGCCCAAGCCGGTCGTGGCCGTCGTGCAGGGACCCGCCGCCGGCGTCGGGGTGTCACTGGCACTGGCGTGCGACGTCGTGCTGGCCTCGGAGGCGGCCTTCTTCCTGCTGGCCTTCACCAAGATCGGGTTGATGCCCGACGGCGGTGCGTCGGCTCTCGTCGCCGCGAACATCGGCCGGATCCGGGCGATGCGACTGGCGCTGCTGGCCGACCGCCTCACCGCCGCCGACGCCTACGACTGGGGTCTGATCAGCGCCGTGTACCCCGCCGACGAGTTCGACGCCGCGGTGGACAAAGTCATCGCCAAGCTGCGATCGGGTCCGGCGGTGGCCCTGCGCGAGACCAAGCAGGCCGTCAACGCGGCCACGCTGACCGAGCTCGAGGGTGCCTTCGCCCGCGAGCGCAAGGGCCAGCTGCAGCTGCTGGTGTCCGACGATTTCCGCGAGGGCACCAAGGCCTTCCAGCAGAACCGGCGCCCGGAGTTCACCCAGCAGTAGGCGCCCGCCGGGGCTCACGCCGGCGAAAATCGTTGGACTCAACCCACTCCGAGTGGGCACCATCGAATGTTGTGAGCATGCAAGACGACATCCAGACGCCGGTCGGTCAGACCGGCGGCTGGCGTGTGCTCGCGCCCTTCCGCATCCGTGAATACCGGTTGCTGATCGCCGCGGTCACGTTGTCGATCTTCGCCGAGGGCATGTGGTCGGTGGTGATGGCTTTGCAGGTCATCGCGATCGACAACGATCCGGCCTCGCTGTCGCTGGTGGCCACCTGCCTCGGCGTGGGCCTGGTGGCGTTCGTTCTCGTCGGCGGGATCGCCGCCGACCGGGTCAACCAGCGCACGATCATCATCGCGGTGGAGACGGTCAATCTGGTGACGGTCACGACCGTCGCGGTGCTGGGGCTGCTCGACCTGCTCAAGATCTGGCATCTGGCCGTCGCGGCGGGCATTCTCGGCATCGCCGCGGCGTTCTTCTTTCCGGCCTACAGCGCTCTGCTGCCCCGCATCCTGCCGCCGGAACAATTGTTGGCGGCCAACGGCGTCGAGGGCGTGGTGCGCCCGGTCTTCCAGCGCTCGGTCGGGCCTGCGGTGGCGGGCATGGTGATCGCCGCGACCTTCCCCTCACTGGGTGCGGTCGTCGTGGCCGTGCTGTTCGGCGCTGGCCTGGTCCTGCTGGTCGCCACCCGCCCCACCGTGGATTCGGTTGCGGCACAGGGCGATGTCGACCGCCCGCACGTATTGCGCGATCTGCGTGAAGGTTTCGCGTTCATGGTGCGCACCCCGTGGCTGCTGTGGACGCTGTTGTTCGCCAGCATGTTCGTGCTCGTCGTCCTCGGGCCGATCGAGGTGCTGCTGCCGTTCATCGCCCAGGACCGGTTCGCCGACGGCGCCAGGGCGTACGGATTCATCCTGGCCTTCTTCGGATTCGGCAGCGCGTTGGGGGCCCTGACGGTGTCCTCACGCCGGATGCCGCGGCGCTACCTGAGCACGATGATGCTGATGTGGGGGCTGGGCTCGGTGCCGTTGGTGGTCGTCGGCGTCACTTCGTCGTTCCCGTTGATGGCGCTGGCCACGTTCTGCGTCGGCGTCACAGACGGTGCGGGGATGGTGATCTGGGGAACGCTGCTGCAGCGCCGGGTGCCGACGGAGATGTTGGGCCGGGTCTCAAGCCTGGACTTCTTCGTTTCGCTGGCGTTCATGCCGCTGTCGTTCGCGATCGTCGGCCCACTGTCGAAGGTGGTCTCGATGGAGTCCATCTTCCTGGTGGCCGGGCTGCTGCCCGCCGTCCTGGCCGCGGTGGCCGTGACCGCGGCCCGCATGCCGCGCGACGAACTGGCGCACCCGCTGCGTTAGGTGAACACCCCCGCCTCGGCAGCCGCGATCGCGGCGTCGACCGCACGATCGGCGTCGGCGACCGTGAGAGTCCGCGTACTGGTGAGGAATTGGTAGTAGAGCGGGGCGGAGACCTGCCGGATGACCGCGGCGGCATCGGTCCCGGCAGGCGCCTCGCCCCGCTCCACCGCGTCGGTCACACACCCGGCCCACTCGGCGATCCGCCGGTCGTAGAACACCTGCAGCGCCGCCGCGGTGTGCTGGTCGCAGGTCGCCGCGGCGATGGCGGCCTTGAACAACCGGCCTTGGCGGGCATCGTTGAGGGTGCGACGTACCAGTGTCGCGTTGGCCCGGAGATCGCCGCGCAGTGAACCGGTGTCGGTCCGTGACACCGACTGTTCGGCCTTGTCGGCCAAGAGGTCTGCCACCAACGCCGGCACCGAACCCCAACGCCGGTACACCGTCGACTTGCCGACGCCGGCCCGCTCGGCGACCGCCGTCAGTTCCAGACCCTCCAGCCCGGCCTCGATGAGTAGGTCCGCCGTCGCGCGCAGCACCGCAGCGCGGACGGCCGCGGTGCGCCCGCCCGGGCGTTCGGCTGCCATTCGGGTGATCTTATTAGGAATATTGTGCCGTTAGTAGTGTTGTTCCTTATCGGGAAGACAATCTCGTTAAGGAGTGGGAATGGAATATCGCAAGGTTGGCGACTCTGAGCTCGTGGTGTCCGAACTGAGCTTCGGCGCAGCGACTTTCGGTGGAACCGGCGAGTTCTTCGGCGCCTGGGGCGACACCGGGGCCGACCAGGCACGGGCGATGGTCGACCTGAGCCTGGAGGCCGGCATCAATTTGTTCGACACCGCGGACGTGTACTCGGACGGCGCCTCCGAAGAGGTACTCGGCGCAGCGCTGCGCGGGCGCCGCGACAGCGTACTGATCTCCACGAAGGCCGCGCTGCCGACCGCCCCCGACGACTGGGGAACGTCACGGGCACGGCTGTTGCGGGCCGTCGATTCCGCGCTGACGCGTCTGCAGACCGACCGCATCGACCTGTTCCAGTTGCACGCGTACGACGCATTCACCCCGATCGACGAGGTACTGCAGGCCCTCGACACACTCGTCGATCAGGGCAAGGTGCGCTACACCGGAGTGTCGAACTTCTCCGGCTGGCAGCTGATGAAGTCCCTGAGCCTCGCCGAAAAGCACCATCGCCCAAGGTATATCGCACACCAGGTGTACTACTCACTGATCGGGCGCGACTACGAATGGGAGCTCATGCCGTTGGCCATGGCCGAAGGGGTCGGCGCGCTGGTGTGGAGCCCGTTTGGCTGGGGCCGGCTGACCGGGAAGGTCCGGCGCGGCCGGCCACTGCCCGAACGCAGCCGACTGCACGCAACCGCGGACGCGGGGCCGCCGGTCGACGACGAACTTCTCTACGGTGTCGTCGACGAACTCGACGCGATCGCCGAAGAGACCGGCAGAACCGTGCCACAGGTAGCGCTCAACTGGCTGCTGCGCAGACCCACGGTGTCGTCGGTCATCATCGGGGCACGTGACGAGCGCCAGCTACGCGACAACCTCGGCGCGGTCGGGTGGGCGTTGGATGCCGGCCAGATTGCGCGACTGGACGCCGCAAGCACCCGCGACGCGCCGTATCCCTACTTCCCGTACTTCCGCCAGGACGGGTTCGCGCAGCTCAATCCGCCTCTCGGTGCAACCCGGTGAGATGCGTGTAGGCCGCCGCGTTCAGCTGGTTGTGGCCGACCTCGTCCTCGCTGAGTTCTCGGCGCACCTTGGCAGGCACACCGGCCACCAGCGAGCGCGGCGGCACCACCATGCCCTGGGGCACCACCGCACCGGCGGCAACCAGTGAGCCGGCGCCGATCACCGCGCCGTTGAGCACCACCGCACCCATCCCGACCAGGCTGTCCTGCTCGACGGTGCAGCCGTGCAGCACCACGTTGTGACCCACCGTCACCCCGGTGGCGATCCGGCACGGGAAACCCGGGTCGACGTGGACGGTCACCCCGTCCTGGATGTTGCTGCCCTCACCGACCTCGATGGGTTCGGCCTCGGCGCGCAGCGTGGCGCCGTACCAGACGCTGGTACCGGCGGCCAGCGAAACCTGGCCGATCACACTGGCATTGGGCGCAACCCAGGCGTCCGGGTCGATCTGCGGGGTATGACCGGCGACGGAGACGATCAGCGGCTCTGGCATGCCGGTCATGGTAGACAGCCGACCGGCCGGCTCACGCGCCCTGGTACACCTTGCGGTAGCTCGACGGGGACATCCCGAGCCCGCGCCGCAGATGATGACGCAGGTTGCCCGCGGTGCCCAGCCCCGAACGCCTGGCCACCTCGTCTACTGACAGGTCCCCTGATTCCAGCAGCTCGCGGGCGAGGTCCAGCCTGCGGCTACGGATCCAGGCACCCGGCGCCTGTCCGGTCTCCTCACGGAAACGACGGTTGAACGTGCGGGCACTCATGTGGGCATGGGCGGCCAGCCGCGTCACGGTGAGTTCCTCGTCAAGATGCTGCAGCGCCCAGTCGCGTGTGGCAGCGGTCGAGGCGTGATCGGTGACAGTGAACCCGTGGTCGATGAACTGCGCCTGTCCGCCCTCCCGCCACGGTGGCACCACGCAGTAGCGGGCCACCGAGTTGGCCACCTGGGCACCGTGATCGGTACGAATGATGTGCAGGCACAAGTCGATTCCGGCGGCCAGGCCCGCTGAGGTCAGAATGTCGCCGTCGTCGACGAACAGGATGTCCTCGTCGAGGAGTACATCGGGGTGCAGTCGGCGCATATCCGCCGCGAAGCGCCAATGAGTGGTGGCCGGCCGACCGTCCAGCAGGCCCGCGGCAGCCAGTACGAAAGCCCCGGTGCAGATCGACACCAGCCGGGTACCGGGGCGGATCCGCGACAGGGCCTGCGTCACCTCGTCGCCCAGCACACCCTCGGCCCGCGCTGGTGCGTACCTGGTGCCCGGGATCACCACGGTGTCTGCCGATTCCAGCGCCTCAGCTCCCGCGGTGGGCACCATCGCAAACCCGGTCGTCGACGGCACCGGGTCGGTGGTGAGCCCGCACGTCACGACGTCGTAGAGGGCTTCATCCTCGCGGCCGTCGCCGCCACGGGCGCTGGAGAACAGCAGCGGCGCGATGGTGGCGTCGAAGCCGACCACCGGGGCCAGCAGCAGGACGGCAACGCGGTGCACGACCGCCAGTGTGGCACGTTTTTGATGATTGCTGTCGTTTATGCCACTGGTACCGACGGCCGTCCTCGGCGAAAGTGGTCGGGTGACTCGAAACCTCGACCGGGCTGCGGTGCCTCCGCGCGTCCGCATCCACTGGGCCTGGGTGGTCGCCGCGGTGAGCTTCGTGGCGATCCTGGGCGCGGCCGGGTTCCGGTCCATTCCGGGCGTGATGATGAATCCGCTGCACCATGAGTTCGGCTGGTCGCACGGCACGGTCGGGCTGGCGATGTCGGTCAACATGATGCTGTACGGACTCACCGCACCGTTCGCCGCGGCGCTGATGGACCGCTTCGGAGTCCGGCCGGTGCTGACCGTGTCGCTGCTGCTGATCACGACAGGGTCGGCCTGCAGCATTGCCATGACGGCCAGTTGGCAGTTGGTGCTGCTGTGGGGCGTGTTGGTCGGCGTCGGTACCGGGTCGATCTCGATGGGATTCGTGGCGACCATCGCCACCCGCTGGTTCGAACAGCGCCGTGGACTCGTCACCGGCGTGCTCACCGCGGCCAGCGCCACCGGTCAACTGCTGTTCCTGCCGGTCGTCGCGGCCGTCACCACGCAACACGGCTGGCGCTGGGCATCGTTGATCGTCGCTGCCGCCTCGCTGGCCGTCGTGCCCCTCGTCGCGCTGTTCATGCGCAACCGCCCCGCCGACCTGGGTTTGGCTCCCTACGGGGCAACGGAACTCGTCCCGCCCACCCCGGCCCCGGCGGGCGGCTTCAAGACGGCCTTCGACGGCTTGCGCATCGGCGCACGGACCCGCGTGTTCTGGCTGCTGGCGGGGAGCTTCGCGATCTGTGGGATGACCACCAACGGCCTGATCGGCACGCATTTCATCCCGGCCGCCAACGACCACGGCATGCCCACGACGGTCGCCGCGGGTCTGCTTGCCACCATCGGCATTCTCGACGTTGCGGGCACGGTGTTCTCCGGCTGGCTCACCGACCGCGTCGACCCTCGGCTGCTGCTGCTCGTCTACTACGCGGGCCGCGGCCTGTCACTGATGCTGTTGCCGTCACTGCTCTCCCCGCACGCCGAACCGAGCACCTGGGTCTTCGTCATCTTCTACGGCCTGGACTGGGTGGCGACCGTGCCGCCGACCATCGTGCTGTGCCGCGACTACTTCGGGGATCGTTCGCCGGTGGTGTTCGGCTGGGTGTTCGCCTCCCACCAGGTCGGCGCGGCCATCGCCGCCGCGGGCGCCGGGTGGCTGCGGGATCTCAACGGCAATTACGACCTGGCCTTCCGGCTGGCCGCCGGGCTGTGTTTCGTCGCCGCAGCGCTATGCGTCAGTATCCGAAAAGCCCAGGTCACAAGCGCCGAGCCGGACCGAGTGGACACTTCGGCTTTGCCGTAACCGCTTCGTTACGCATACCATCCGATGCGGCGCCGCGGGGAACGCTGAGGTTGTTGTGTACGCGGTTGCTCGCCATCGTCGCGCCGAGAGCCGTGTAACGCGTCACCGGCAGCCGACGACTACAGGCTAGGCATGAGCGGGAGGAAAGACCCACCGATGAAGACTCGCACCAAGACTCTGGGCGTTGCTGCGGCAGTCGCCGCGATCACGGCGTCGCTGCCGTTGGCGGTCACCGCCTACGCCGACCCGGCGCCGACGACGACCACAGCCCCGGTCGTGGAGATCCCCGACCCGCAGGGCTCCGGCTGCGACAACTTCAAGAAGGCCATGCCGGACTGGAAGAGCCTCGCGGATCTGCCCACCGGCAAGGTGCTGGCCAGCATCCCGGATATCAGCACCTTCAATGCCGCACTGTCGGGCGGGCTGAACCCGAGCGTCAACATCGTGCCGGTGCTCGACAACGGCCCCTACGTGATCTTCGCGCCGACCAATGACGCGTTCGCGGCGCTGGAGCCGGGCAAGCTCGACGCGCTCAAGGCCGATCCGGCCGCGCTCACCAGCCTGGACTACTACCACGCGTTCCTCGGCCTGCTCGGCCCCGATGACGTCAAAGGCCAGCGGCCCACCCAGCAGGGCGCCGAGGTCAAAGTGACCGGCAAGGGCGGCGACATCAAGGTCAACGACACCGCCAAGCTGGTCTGCGGTCCCATCCAGGCGCAGAACGCCCGGATCTACCTGATCGACACCGTGCTCGATCCCAACAGCCCGCCGGAGGCCCTGGTGCCGACGGTGTCGGGCACCAGCACCACGACCACCACCAAGCCGGCGGAGTCGGCGACCCCGGCTGCCGACGCGCCGATCGGCTGATCTTCTTCTCTGCGCGCGGACTCTCCGCGAGCAGACACAAAACTGCCACCTTTTCGTTCGAAGAGGGGCAGTTTTGCGTCTGCTCGCCGGACATCAGGCGGCAGGTTCAAGGTGGCTCCTGATTCGGGAGCACAGTTCAGCGGGATACCGTCGGACATCATCGACCACGGCCGGCACGCTGATCCAGCCGATCTCCTGCAACCGGGCAGATTTCATCCGGTCATGCTTGACCGCAACAGGATTCGCGTGCCAATCCATGCTGTCGTATTCGGCTGCCACCCGGCACTCAGGCCAGGCGAAATCCACGCGCCACAGTTGTCCGTGTCGGTCGACGATCTCGTACTGCAGTTCTGGGGTGGGTAAGCCCCAATCGATGAAGACCAACCTCATCTCCGATTCCATCGGAGATTCGGCCCTGCCGTCAGCGTGAGGCAACAGTTCACGCACCTTCACCACGCCGCGGCGGCCGCGCTGTTCCTTGAGCGCGTGCTCGAGTTCGACTGCCGCGCAGGTACCGCTGCGCAGCGCGGCGTCAAGCGTGGCCAACGCGCGTGGACGCCGCAACGTTCGCGCCAACTCGATGGCAGTCCAAGCCGGCGCGGTTAGCAACCGACCATCGACTTTCTTGAGCGGAGCGCCAATCCGTTGATGCACCATGATGTCTGGCGATGGCCTCATGCGTACCCCCGGGTCGAGAACGTGGGTCCGAACCGTGTTCTCGGTGTCAAAGCCGTAGAACTGAGCGGCCGTACCCAGACAGCCCACAATCGGCGTCTCCGACAGCAGGTCAAGTCCACAAAGCCGACGAAATGTATCTGGTGGGCCCAACGAGTAGACACCGTGCCACAACCGGACGATCTCACCGTCGCGGACCCGACGCGCGAGTGTCCGGTACGTCATTACGGCCAACAGTTGGTTCGTGGTCGCGACGCCGTTGTTGAGAGCGAACACTTCGTCGAGCGTCATGCCGGTGATTGTTTGCGGACAATTCCGCAGCCGCCACGATCTGCGCTCCGGCTCTGTGGATAACTTCGCGAGCAGACGCAAAACTGCCCCTTTTCGCGCGAAAAGGGGCAGTTTTGTGTCTGCTCGCCGGAAGGCTTGTCGTGAAGCTAGACGCCGAGCTCGCGTCCGATGATCTCCTTCATGATCTCGGTGGTGCCACCGAAGATCGTCTGGATCCGTCCGTCCACGTAGGCGCGGGCAACCCGGTACTCCATCATGTAGCCGTAGCCGCCGTGCAGCTGCACACACTGGTCGACGACCTTCTTGGCGACCTCGGTGGCCCACCACTTGGCCTTGGCCGCCTCGACTGCGGTCAGCTCACCGTCGACCACACCCTGCAGGCAGCGGTCGAGGTAGTTCTCGGTGACCTCCAGCTCGGTTTCCATCTCGGCGAGCAGGAACCGGTTGTGCTGGAAGCTGCCGATCGGCTGACCGAAGGCCTTGCGGTCCTTGGCGTATTGCAGCGTCTCCTGGAAGACCGCACGGGCACCGTAGATCGCCGAGATGGCGATGCCGAGCCGCTCCGAGGGCAGGTTGGTCATCAGGTGATAGAAACCGCGACCTTCCTTGCCCAGCAGGTTGGCGTTCGGTACCCGGACGTTCTCGAAGTGCAGCTCGGAGGTGTCCTGGCTGTGCAGGCCCATCTTGTCGAGCTTGCGGCCGCGGGTGAAGCCCTCCATGCCCCGCTCCACCACGAACAGCGTGAAGCCCTTGTGACCGGCCTCGGGATCGGTGCGGGCGACCACGACACACAGGTCGCAGTTGATGCCCGACGAGATGAACGTCTTGGAGCCGTTGATGATCCAGTCATCCCCGTCGCGCACCGCCGAGGTCCGGATGCCCGCCAGGTCGCTGCCTGCGCCCGGCTCGGTCATCGCGATCGCGATGATCAGCTCGCCGGTGGTGATGCCGGGCATCCAGCGCTGCTTCTGCTCGTCGTTGGCCAGCTCCTTGAAGTACGGGCCGACGACGTCGTTGTGCAGGCTCAGCGCCGGGCCGTGCACGCCGGCCTTGGCGATCTCCTCGTCGATGATGGCGTTGAACCGGAAGTCATCCGAGCCGCCGCCGCCGAACTCCTCGGGCATGTTGAACCCGATGAGGCCGTACTTGCCTGCGGCGGTGTAGGCCGACCGGTCGACGATGCGCTCGGTCTCCCACTTTTCGGCGTTCGGCACGAGCTCGCGCTCGATGTACTCCTTGACCGTCTCGCGGAACGCCTCGTGTTCTGCGGTATAGATCTGTCGCTTCATGGCTTACTTTGCCTTCCAAACAGGTTCGCGCTTCTGGGCGAAGGCCAGTGGCCCTTCCTTGGCATCCTCGGTCCGCAGCAGGGTGCTGAACTCGCGGTTGGTGCGCTTCCAGCCGTCCTTGTCGCCGGTGATGACGCCCTCGTCGACCCCGTAGGCGACGCGCTTGCTCGCCTGCACGGCTAGCGGCGCGTTGCCCGTGATCCGTTCGGCCAGCTTGAGTGCCGCATCGACGACGGTGCCGTCGGGCACCACCTGATTGATCAGGCCCCAGCGCAGCGCGTCGGCGGACGACATCGGCTCACCGGTGAACAGCAACTCGTTCGCCACCTTGCGGGGCAGCTGCTCGGCGATGCGGAACACGCCGCCGGCGCCGGCGATCAGACCCCGCTTCACCTCGGGCAGACCGAATTTGGCGTTTTCCTCGGCGACGATCAGGTCACTGGCCAGGGCCAGTTCGGTGCCGCCGCCCAGGGCGGTTCCGTTGACCGCGGCGATCGTCGGCTTGTCGATGAAATGGCTGACATAGCCGGCGAATCCGTATTCCGGATGATCGGGGTGAAAGAGGTTCTCGCCCCGCGAGATCGCCTTGAGGTCGGCGCCTGCGCAGAACGACTTGTCGCCCGATCCGGTGATCACGACAGCGCGGATCTCCGGATCGTTCTGGGCCTGCTCCAGCGCATCGCCGACGGCGACGCTGACCGAGCCGTTGATCGCGTTGCGCGCCTCGGGCCGGTTGATCGTGATGAGCAGTACGTTGCCGCGCTTTTCAACAATCGCGCCGAGCGCGCCTTCGTCGGTCACAGGAGCTCCAGGATGGTCGCGTTGGCCTGGCCGCCACCTTCACACATGGTCTGCAGGCCGTACTGAATGTTGTTGTCCCGCATGTGGTACAGCAGGGTGGTCAGGATACGGGCACCGGAGCCGCCGAGCGGGTGGCCCAGAGCGATCGCACCGCCGTTGGGGTTGAGGCGGCTCTCGTCGGCGCCGATGTCCTTGAGCCAGGCCATCGGAACCGGGGCGAACGCCTCGTTGACCTCGAACGCGCCGATCTGGTCGACACTCAGGCCGGACTTGGCCAGCGCCTTCTGGGTGGCCGGGATCGGCGCGGTCAGCATGATGACCGGGTCGGCACCGGCCAGTACCGCGGTGTGCACCTTGGCAAGCGGCCTGAGCCCCAGGTCTTTTGCCTTCTCCGCAGACATGACCAGCAGCGCGGCCGATC includes these proteins:
- a CDS encoding acyl-CoA dehydrogenase family protein codes for the protein MKRQIYTAEHEAFRETVKEYIERELVPNAEKWETERIVDRSAYTAAGKYGLIGFNMPEEFGGGGSDDFRFNAIIDEEIAKAGVHGPALSLHNDVVGPYFKELANDEQKQRWMPGITTGELIIAIAMTEPGAGSDLAGIRTSAVRDGDDWIINGSKTFISSGINCDLCVVVARTDPEAGHKGFTLFVVERGMEGFTRGRKLDKMGLHSQDTSELHFENVRVPNANLLGKEGRGFYHLMTNLPSERLGIAISAIYGARAVFQETLQYAKDRKAFGQPIGSFQHNRFLLAEMETELEVTENYLDRCLQGVVDGELTAVEAAKAKWWATEVAKKVVDQCVQLHGGYGYMMEYRVARAYVDGRIQTIFGGTTEIMKEIIGRELGV
- a CDS encoding crotonase/enoyl-CoA hydratase family protein; this translates as MTDEGALGAIVEKRGNVLLITINRPEARNAINGSVSVAVGDALEQAQNDPEIRAVVITGSGDKSFCAGADLKAISRGENLFHPDHPEYGFAGYVSHFIDKPTIAAVNGTALGGGTELALASDLIVAEENAKFGLPEVKRGLIAGAGGVFRIAEQLPRKVANELLFTGEPMSSADALRWGLINQVVPDGTVVDAALKLAERITGNAPLAVQASKRVAYGVDEGVITGDKDGWKRTNREFSTLLRTEDAKEGPLAFAQKREPVWKAK